From one Natrinema saccharevitans genomic stretch:
- a CDS encoding sensor histidine kinase translates to MNDVSLSNKHRSLVDNFPNGVLALFDANLYYRIVGPETLPFSGQKAADIAGKQIYDLFPEETAAKLEPKLEATIDGEPRSFDIEHEELTHHIETKSVSIGGEPYGVLVSQDVTDVRQNAERIEQQNERLDQFASMVSHDLRNPLSIAYGELELYRETMEEAHLDEVENALGRIENLIVDLTALAQNSTSDEYRPVSLTAVAEDAWELIDTRTASLETNENVIVGDQSQLQALFENLFRNAVGHGGESVTVRVTPLDNGFYVEDTGDGIPPEKRDQIFEHGFTTGYGGSGVGLTIVKRIASDHGLEVSVSESPEGGARFEFHAVQ, encoded by the coding sequence GTGAACGACGTATCTCTTTCAAACAAACACCGAAGTTTAGTGGATAATTTTCCGAACGGTGTCTTGGCCCTGTTTGACGCTAACCTCTACTATCGGATAGTCGGCCCGGAAACACTCCCATTTTCGGGTCAAAAAGCAGCAGATATAGCTGGCAAGCAAATTTATGATCTTTTTCCTGAAGAGACGGCAGCTAAACTCGAACCGAAACTCGAAGCCACAATCGATGGCGAACCACGTTCATTTGATATTGAACATGAGGAGTTGACTCACCACATCGAGACGAAATCGGTTAGTATCGGGGGTGAACCGTATGGCGTCTTGGTAAGCCAAGACGTGACTGATGTCCGGCAGAATGCGGAGAGAATCGAGCAACAGAACGAGCGTCTAGATCAGTTCGCGAGTATGGTCTCACATGATCTTCGAAATCCGCTTTCGATTGCCTATGGAGAACTTGAACTATATCGCGAAACGATGGAGGAGGCTCATTTGGATGAAGTTGAAAACGCACTAGGTAGAATAGAGAATCTGATCGTCGATCTTACGGCACTTGCTCAGAATTCTACCTCAGATGAGTATCGACCTGTCTCGTTGACCGCCGTTGCTGAGGACGCATGGGAATTGATCGATACACGAACAGCTAGCCTTGAGACGAACGAGAATGTAATCGTCGGTGATCAAAGCCAACTCCAAGCGCTTTTCGAGAACTTATTCCGAAACGCAGTCGGTCACGGCGGAGAGAGCGTTACTGTCCGGGTCACTCCCTTAGACAACGGCTTCTACGTTGAGGATACGGGAGATGGTATTCCACCCGAGAAACGAGATCAGATATTCGAACACGGATTCACGACAGGGTACGGCGGTAGTGGAGTCGGGTTGACGATCGTCAAGCGCATTGCTTCGGACCACGGTCTGGAGGTTTCCGTCTCTGAGAGTCCTGAAGGCGGTGCCCGGTTCGAGTTCCACGCTGTTCAATAA
- a CDS encoding GNAT family N-acetyltransferase — protein MDIVELSAEEAAVRRFIEDLWLPYNRELETISDQFALADDVDLVAEELPFRLDRVAMDGYRKWIAVDGPTDASSLAEMEGEFTGYIAAEIDDAPSVFDRPDRLFICDIYVREPYRRTGLAENLFDRLRTWARAAGCEEFSLDPHVDNERAIAFYEKLGFEITQYHMVASVEK, from the coding sequence ATGGACATCGTGGAACTCTCCGCTGAAGAGGCTGCAGTCCGTCGCTTCATCGAGGACCTCTGGCTGCCGTACAACCGTGAACTCGAAACGATCAGTGACCAGTTCGCGCTTGCCGACGATGTGGATCTGGTCGCCGAGGAACTCCCATTCCGGCTTGACCGCGTCGCGATGGACGGTTACCGGAAGTGGATTGCCGTTGACGGGCCCACCGATGCTTCCTCGTTAGCCGAGATGGAGGGAGAGTTTACCGGGTACATCGCAGCCGAGATCGACGACGCCCCGAGTGTGTTTGACCGTCCCGACCGGCTATTTATCTGTGACATCTATGTTCGCGAGCCCTACCGCAGAACGGGATTGGCCGAGAACCTCTTTGACCGACTTCGAACGTGGGCCCGGGCAGCTGGCTGTGAAGAGTTCAGTCTCGATCCCCATGTGGACAACGAGCGAGCCATTGCCTTCTACGAGAAACTCGGCTTCGAAATCACGCAGTATCACATGGTTGCCAGCGTCGAGAAGTGA
- a CDS encoding response regulator transcription factor, giving the protein MGNEMRVAEPRVLMVDDEKKVADAYALRLEDVADVTVVYGGEEALAAVDDHPVPDVVLLDRHMPGLSGDEVLDRLRDRDLRTRVVMVTAIDPGLDIVDMPFDDYLSKPVEREDLRAVIDQQCQVLAYELLGEYFRLESTRAVIDAELTADEIESDERLDEIEARRAAIEERVLGLLPDAEALLAEFSGIDRGRY; this is encoded by the coding sequence ATGGGAAACGAGATGCGCGTAGCAGAGCCCCGGGTCCTGATGGTCGACGACGAGAAGAAGGTGGCCGACGCGTACGCCCTCCGTCTCGAGGACGTCGCCGACGTGACCGTCGTATACGGTGGCGAGGAGGCGCTCGCCGCCGTCGACGATCATCCGGTGCCCGATGTCGTCCTGCTCGATCGACATATGCCCGGCCTCTCGGGGGACGAGGTACTCGATCGCCTTCGGGATCGGGATCTCAGAACGCGGGTCGTCATGGTGACGGCGATCGACCCCGGACTGGACATCGTCGATATGCCGTTCGACGACTACCTCTCGAAGCCCGTCGAGCGCGAAGACCTCCGGGCGGTCATCGACCAGCAGTGTCAGGTCCTCGCGTACGAACTCCTCGGCGAGTACTTCCGGCTGGAGTCGACGCGAGCGGTCATCGACGCCGAACTCACCGCCGACGAGATCGAAAGCGACGAGCGACTCGACGAAATCGAGGCGCGTCGGGCCGCGATCGAGGAGCGGGTTCTCGGACTCCTTCCCGACGCCGAGGCGTTGCTGGCCGAGTTCTCGGGTATCGACCGCGGCCGGTACTGA
- a CDS encoding ArsR/SmtB family transcription factor, which produces MSQANLTQHEGLPNGRWTDPSENDEAAIDADATLELLSDDHARRLLDELDGEPLSATELAARLDSSRATVYRRLDSLEDAGLVRSAMSVRADGHHRRRYRVVVDRVRLEFGSDGLTIEASDRVECERDIHPPLHS; this is translated from the coding sequence ATGTCGCAGGCAAATCTCACCCAGCACGAGGGACTACCGAACGGACGATGGACGGATCCGTCCGAGAACGACGAGGCGGCGATAGACGCGGATGCGACGCTCGAACTCCTGAGCGACGACCACGCCCGGCGGTTGCTGGACGAACTCGACGGGGAGCCGCTCTCCGCAACGGAGTTGGCAGCGCGCTTGGACAGTTCCCGTGCGACCGTCTACCGGCGGCTGGACAGTCTCGAGGACGCGGGGCTCGTCCGGAGTGCGATGAGCGTTCGGGCGGACGGGCACCACCGACGGCGATACCGCGTCGTAGTCGATCGAGTGCGACTCGAGTTCGGCAGCGACGGGCTCACGATCGAAGCGAGCGACCGTGTCGAGTGCGAACGCGATATCCACCCGCCTCTGCATAGCTAG
- a CDS encoding ArsR/SmtB family transcription factor: MSDTESESRSGPAIGTASSDTERSIDIDALLAVLAEEYTTEILAVVGNEPVPAREVADETGASRPTVYRRLNRLEAIGALETTMVPSPGGQRRKAFGLVLDEVEVPLVSEANAVTDGT, from the coding sequence ATGTCCGATACCGAATCCGAGTCACGATCCGGTCCCGCGATCGGGACCGCCTCGAGCGATACGGAGCGATCGATCGATATCGACGCCCTCCTCGCAGTGTTGGCCGAAGAATACACGACCGAGATCCTTGCGGTAGTGGGCAACGAACCCGTACCTGCCCGCGAGGTCGCCGACGAGACGGGTGCCTCTCGTCCGACCGTGTACCGGCGCCTCAACCGACTCGAGGCGATCGGGGCCCTCGAGACGACGATGGTCCCTTCCCCCGGCGGACAACGCCGGAAGGCGTTCGGACTCGTTCTCGACGAAGTCGAGGTCCCGCTTGTGAGCGAGGCAAACGCGGTTACGGATGGGACCTGA